The genomic DNA ATGCTTCATCTGATAAACCCGCATTTCCACGGTCTTGAGATCTCCTGCCTCAATCAGCTCGTCAGTCTTAACAAACCGAGTGGCGACGACTGCGTCGATCATCGCCGCAATGTCGGCGACTGCCTGGATCGTCTTCCGAGGTTTCCCATGCACCGCCGCCTCCAGGTGAAACATACGCCGCCCTAGGCTCTCTCCAGCAGGGTTGTTCATAACTTGTAGCTCCACTATCCCACCGGAGATCATCACCGGATCAGCAGGGTCCAGGACCGTCACATGCACCGCCTTGATCTTACCTCCCCACTCGCTCTCCAGATGTTTCTGAATGGCCTTCCTAATCAAATCGGGGGTGACCTCGCTGACGGCTACCCGGTCCACCACGGTGTCGGTCGCCCGATGAATCGGACTTCTGGACGCCGGCGAGGTCAAGTGAGACTCGCCACTAGGTCCAGCCATTGCCGCCGTCACGCCAAGAACTCCCGGTAAAAGGAGCATGATCACGATCAGTAAGAATCCGGACATGAGATGCTCCTATCGTCTGAGATTATTGGCAATGGACATCATTTCGTCGGAGGCCTGAATTGTCTTGGAATTAACTTCGTAACTTCGCTGGGCGATGATCATGCTGACCATTTCTTCAGCGAGATTGACATTCGAGCTCTCCAAAAAGCCTTGCTGGATCATACCGAATCCAGTGGTGAAGCCGCCTGTTCCCTGCGTCGGAGGTCCTGATGCAAAACTGTCGATAAAGAGGTTGTTCCCCATGGCAACCAAGCCGGACGGATTGTCAAACCGTGTCAGTTGGATTTGTCCCACTTGCGAAGCCTGTGTGACACCAGGAAGCAATACGGAGACGGTGCCGTCCATACCGATATCCACCTTCAGTGCACCGGAGGGTATCGTAATCACGGGATTCAGGAGATCGCCGTCGCCAGTCACGACATTGCCCAAATTGTCGCGCTTAAATGCCCCGTTTCTTGTATACATGATCGTCCCGTCGGGACGAGTTACTTGAAAGAACCCGACTCCATCGATGGCCAGGTCCAAGTCGTTGTTCGTTTGCCGCATATTGCCTTGCAGCCATTCTTTCGCCACTGTCGTTGGACGCACCCCGGCGCCTACTTGAACGCCGACTGGAAAGACTCCGATGGTGGATGCGCTCGTGCCGGGAAGTCGTTGAATTTGATAGAGCAAGTCGGCAAACTCAGCGCGGCTGCGTTTGAAAGAGTTGGTATTGACGTTGGCAAGGTTATTGGCGATGGTGTCGACATTAATCTGCTGAGCCGTCATTCCAGTCGCCGCTGTCCACATGGCACGGATCATAGAATCCTCCAGAGCTGAAGAACCGATTGCAGATAGCTGAGAGCAAGAGATTTCACATCAGATGATATCCAGGCCTTGCCGCCACTTAGTGGCCGTCTGCGATACACATTCCTTCTCATAGCACCCGCCCTACGTCTTGAATTGCGACATCAGCCATATGATCAAGCGTCTGAATCAGCTTTTGCGTCGATTCATAGTTGCGCATGCCCTGAATCATTTTCACCATCTCGCCGATGGAATTGACGTTGGACTCTTCGATGTGTCCGACCTGAAGCTGTGGGGTTTTGGCGAGTTTGCCTTTGTCGGAGGAAAATAAGCCATCCGATGATTTTTGCGGCATCTCGTCTTGGTGAAACTCCATGACTTTGATCGTCGCCACAGATTTATCATCGACTTTGATGTCTCCCTGTGTCGTGATCTCCAATTTACCGGGAGGGATCTTGATCTCACCCTTCGTCCCCATCACCGGATAGCCGAGTCCGTTCACCAACCGACGGTCACGATCGAGCGAAAACATGCCGTTGCGGCTGTATCGAGTTCCTTGTGGAGTATTCACCTCGAAAAACCCCGGCCCTTGAATGGCGATGTCCAGCGGATTGCCGGTCAGTCGAATGCGACCCGGCTCAAACGTAGTCTTGATCTGGTGCGGCGCGACAAACACGCGCTCAGTCGGTCCAAACGGCCTGGCCATGATCTGTTGCGCCAATCCCATGGTTGAGCTGCCGGTAGGAACGACCGCAAGGTATCTCGGAAATATGGCTTTGAAAGCTTGTTCGTCCTGCTTGAAACCAGCCGTATTCACGTTGGCCATGTTGTTTGCAAAGACCTGCATCCGCCGTTCATGGGCCAGTGCTCCGGACAAGATGGGATAGATCCCTCGATTCATACTGCCGACTCCTTTTGCTTTCGAGAGAGGAACAGCAACCCTTGTGCCAGGTTCGTTCCGAACAGAGATCGCTTTGTGTAGGATTCGAACTCAGCCAAATGCAGGCATGAACTGACATCCGAGGTGAGGAAACATAGCAGTGCTCGATCGACACACTATGGATGGGAGGTGGATTCTACCCACTGAGGTGAAAATTATTCCTAGCGGTGACTGGTGAGGGAAACCTCATGTCGACCGGCAATTGGCGAGAGGAGCCCCATCTCACCTTGTGTCGACCTTGGCTCGTAAGCAACCACGATCCCCGTGCTTCCCTCTTCGCTTGACGGACGCTTCTCCAGGACCCCTACGGCAGCGTCAAATAGTGACTCGGCATCAGTCCCCTTTTGCGGCCCTACGATTCCCCCGATCCGGCAGGAAATCAGCAGCTCCTGGCCTTCGATCAGCAGTGGAAGTGCTATGGCATGCTGGATTTTCTCGGCGATCAATCGAGCCTCATCCGGTGATTCGAGATTGTCGGCGATCACGGCGAAGGTGTATTCATCCAAGCGCGCCACCACGTCGTGAGGTCGCAATGCACTCTTGATACGGGCGGCTTGCACTCGCACGACCAGCGTCATATTTGGAGCGGCTGAAGAGGTGGACAGCGGACGAAACGGTTCCAAGGCGCACACCAAGACTGCAACGTTCCGCGTGGTGGCTTCGGCTCTACTCAATGCGTGCTCCAGCAACACAAGATAGAGTCGCCGCGTAGGGAGGCCGGTGATGCTGTCATACGCCGAGACCGAACTCCCCTGCTTGCGCTGCTTAAAGTCCCGACGAGACGGCCAACACAAGAGGCCCGCCACACCGAATCCAGCAGCGAAGAAAAGACCAATCCATCCGACGACAAGCCGTACGGAAATGATTTCGGCCACGCTCGCGGAACCGACCGGTATCGGCAGCATCCATGCCAAGCTTCCGCCCCAGACCACTGCTGAGGCACCCCACCAGGCAAAAGAGCGGTGGCGCGATGGTGAGAACCCAGGGTGTGCTACCTTCAAGTGCATCGCCGTGATTGCTGATTGAAGACTTGACTTGAATGTGGAACAAACCGGAGACCCGATCCACCTGGCGCTTGTCGGAATCTCGTCCAGTGAGGTATCGGTTTCTCTGGTTCAGAACTGAAGACGAGCAATCGCAGGACATCGCAAATTGCATCACAATGAATTCAAACGAGTAGCCGGCTCCGTCGGTGGGTCGATTCGATCAATTCGGTCTCTGCAAGTGTGCCTTGAGCCTGATGATGGCCTTGGTATGAATTTGGCAGACCCGTGACTCAGTGACTTTCAGCAGCTCTCCGATCTCCTTCATCGTGAGCTCCTCGTAGTAATACAACGTCAGGACGAGACGCTCTTTTTCCGCCAACATATGAATGGCCTCGGCGAGCGCTTCACGCTCACGCTCGTTGACCAATGATGAAAGGGGATCGGGCGTGTGCGTGTCGGCCAGCATCTTGGCCACGTTGTGCCCGTCCGGCTCATGAAGATTTAAATCGTCCACACTGATCATGACCGCCCCTCTGGCCCGTGTAATGAAATCATCCAGCTCCTCCAGGGACATCTTCAGTTCTGCCGCCACCTCTTCATCCTGCGGCGGTCGACCCAGTCGGCTCATAAGCGCCGTGTGAGTCTTTTGGAGCAGGCCGATTCGTTCATGAACCGATCGTGGGATCCAATCCATCGAACGGATCTCATCGAGCATGGCTCCACGGATTCTGAACTCCGCATACGTCTTGAACTTCGCTTCTCGTGTAGGGTCATACTTGTCCATGGCATCCATGAGTCCGATGGTGCCGACCGAAATCAGATCTTCGGCGTCCAAGTACGCCGGAAGGCGGAAGGCCAGCCGGTGAGCCATCGCGCGAATGACATGGGCAAACTCCTTGATGAGTTGCTCGCGTCTGACGCCCTGGGCCGAAAATGATTTCCGTTCGTGCGGTGAGGCTGTCTTGCTCATGATCTCCCTATGTCCGATCGTGTTTCAGTTGCCGGCTGGTGTTGCCGTTCGTTGCCAGACAAGCTGTACGGAGCTTTTGGGGAGACCGGACCTCGGCCACTGGAGTATCTGTTGCGCGAGCCGCCTGAATGCTTGGGCTGCCGGTGCCTCAGGGAACAATTCAGAGAGCGCTTTCTGCTGCATGACCGCCAAATGCACATAGTCGTCATAGGGAATCGCCCCGACCAATTCAACGGCCACATGAAGAAAATGATCCACCGCCACGTCCAATTTACCGAACACTTCGGCAGCTTCTCGCGGACTCTTGGCCTGGTTCACCAGCACTTTGAACCGGCGTTCCCGATACTGGCGAACCAAGACCTTGATCAGCGCATAGGCGTCCGTGAGCGATGTCGGTTCCGGCGAGACGACGATCATCGTCTCATCTGCCGCAGCGGCAAAGAAGGTGACGTTCGGCGAGATGCCTGCGCCCGTATCGATCAACAACACGTCCATCTCCGAGGTGAGCTGTGCCAACTGCTCCTGAATCATCAATTGTTGGGCTTCCGTCAATGCCGTCAGACGTGGGACGCCGGAACTGGCCGGCAGGACATGAACGCCCGCCGGACCTTTGAGCACGATCTCGTCGAGCGTATGTGTGCCCACCAATACATCTTCGATCGTATGCCGGGGGACCAGTCCTAATAAGACATCGAGATTCCCTAAGCCGAGGTCGGCGTCCAAAATCAGCACCCGCTTTCCAACTCTCGTCAGGGCAACGGCAAGATTCGCGACCACATTGGTCTTCCCGACTCCTCCCTTGCCGCTGGACACGGCGATGACGTGCGTGGACGAGCCATCATTCCGACTCAGATCTTCCGACATAAGGACAGACCTTTTTGTTGTAAACGGCATATCACGACCTCCAGCCAGATTATCCATGGTGAGTTCCTGCTTCCATTAATGCAGAAGGTGCTTCCGATGATTGAATCGACCGATCCACAAACATGTGAGAATGGGCGGAATGTTCTGCCGTCAGAAACGCCGCCAAACGTTCAGAAGAGGCAATCTCGATATCTCCGGGGACTCGCCGTCCGATACTCCAATAGGAAAGCGGCACACCGGTTTGATGCGCCACTTCAAAGATAGTGCCGAACGATTCCGTCTCATCGAGCTTGGTGAACAGAAGACGCAGCTGCGGCAGATCGCCGAGGCGCCTCGTGATCCGACAGAGCTCCTGCTCTCTCGTGGATGCCGAAAGGACCAGGTGTGTTGTGACGGCCTTTTTGGGTAGAAGCCGCCCCAATTCTTCCGCCAATGCCAAGTCGCGCGGTCCGATCCCGGGCATGTCGATCAGCACGAGATCTACCTGCCTATGGCGACGGAGCCCTTCATGGACCTGCCGAGCCGATAGGGCGCAAGCGAACGGCACCCCTACGACCTTGGCGTACCGACGCAACTGTTCGACCGCCGTTTCCCGACAGGTATCAAAGGTAATAAGGGCGACGGATCTCCGCTGTTCGAGACGATAATGCGACGCCAGCTTGGCGACGGCGGCGGTCTTGCCGGCTCCACTGGGTCCGATCAGGAGACCGATAGAGGGGAAGCCCTCCGCTTTCGGAAGCGGTCCGCTCATTCGCACGCGCTTTACGATTTCACGCTGTAGCGCGCGCCGCAGCGATTCATCGCCTCGTGGGCCGGCGGCTTCTTCCGTCCTGCATGCCTCTTTCAAGAGGAGGTCTACGGTGGAAGGATTCATCCCTTGCGCGATGAGCGAGCGGCACAGCAACACCGGCACGGAAGACGGCCGGCCTTCGATCGCCCGGCTGTCCGTCCGTGACAGGTCTTCCAATAAGCGTCCCAATTCATTCATCACACTCTGCAGATGCGGAAGACGATTCGGCTTCACACGCACGATAGATCGTTTCACCGAGGCGGACCGTTTACCGACGGTCGGTGTCGTCGTCTCGCAATTCGGTTCCAACATTCCTTGCAGTGTCTGTTGAAAGGTCCGCACGGACAACGCCGAAGCCGAACCGGTATCAGACGATTTCACACGAGAACCGGGTTGCACTTTTTCTCCACCCAGGGGAACCCGCTGGACCTCTTGATCGGATGCGGCCATCACTTCCAGCACCGGTCGATTGAATGCCTGTAAGACTCGCCCGCCCTCACGCACTTCTTTTGCCGACAAGATGATGGCGTCCGGCCCCAATTCTTCCTTGATGTCACGCATGGCATCCTGCATGGTGAGCGCGTGGAATGTCTTGACCTTCATGGCTTACCTCAAGACGGCTGCGCCAACTCGAAATCGATCCGTACCGTCTCCAACGATTGCAGACGGACGAAGGAATCCACTTCATTGAGCCCCATGACCGGAACGGTGTGTAACAGACGATCGCTGTGCCGACGGAGATGGCGGCGAACAACCTGTGAGCAGAGTACGATCGGCTGCTGCCCTCTGGCTGCAACTCGTTCAGCCGCTTGTTTGAGCCCGGTTAACAGCTTGTGCGAAAGCGTGGGATCTAGGTTCAACGTGGCCCCCGGCGGCAATGCCGACGCTTGTTCCGCCAACGACCGATCCAGCCGGGGATCCAAGGTAATGACCTGCAGGCTACCGTCGGACGCTTGATACTGCTTGGTGATGGTCCGAGCCAACGCCTGCCTCGCATACTCCGTCAGGACTTCCGCATCCTTGGTGTTCGTGGCCTGATCGGAAATGGCCTCAAGAATGGATCGTAGGTCGCGAATGGGAATGCCTTCCTTGAGCAAGTTCCCGAGAACCCTGACGACGGTGCCGAGCGGCAACAGCGTGGGAATGAGCTCTTCCACCAGCTTCGGATGCGATTTTCCGACTTCGTCCAAAAGCGTTTGAACTTCCTGCCGTCCCAACAATTCATGGCCATGGCGCTTGATCAATTCCGAAAGATGTGTGGCGATCGCCGAACTCGCATCAACCACGGTATACCCGGCCATTTGAGCCTGCTCCCTGGCGCCTTCAGGGACCCAAAGTGCCGGCAATCCGAAGGCAGGCTCCCTGGTCGCAATTCCCTGCACCAAACCTCGCTGGCCGGTCCCTGGATCGATCGCCAACAAATGCCCCGGCAAGACGTCAGCCTTCGCCACTTCTATGCCCTTCAAAATGATGGCGTATTCGTTCGGACGCAGCTGAAGATTATCCCGTATATGAATGGGTGGCACGACAAAGCCCATCGATTCCGCAAATTGTCGCCGGAGCGCTTTAATCCGATCGAGCAGCGCGGTGCCTTGCGTTCCCTCGACGAGCCCTATCAACCCGTATCCGACCTGGACTTCCATGAGATCGAGCGGCGTCACTCGGGTCAGACTTTCGTCCGCCTTCGGAGCAATCGGAGCGGGAGCCGGCGTTGCTTGAATCTGCTCCTGCTGATGGAGATGATAGGCGATCCATGCAATGGCGCTCCCTAACGCCAAGAACGCCACATGCGGAAGCCCCGGCACCAATCCAAGCGCGAGAAGAATACCCGCAGCGATGCCCACCGGTTTGGAGGACATCAACAGCTGCCGAGTCATCTCGCCTCCCAAATCCGTTTCCGAAGCGGCGCGGGTCACGACGATACCGGCGGCGGTCGAAACGATCAGGGCGGGGATCTGGGCCACCAATCCCTCACCGACCGTCAGCACCGTATAAGTTTGAGCCGCGAGCGCCGGACTCATGCCCTGTTGCAGGATACCGATCGCCAATCCACCGATGATGTTGACGAGTATGATAATGACGGCGGCAATGGCATCTCCTCGAACGAACTTGCTGGCGCCGTCCATCGCCCCGTAAAAGTCCGCCTCTTCCGCAATTTCCCGCCTCCGGCGGCGCGCGTCCGCCTCATTGATCAGACCGGCATTCAGATCCGCATCAATGCTCATCTGCTTGCCGGGCATGGCATCCAAGGTGAAGCGAGCGGCGACCTCCGCCACACGTCCGGCTCCCTTCGTCACCACGACGAAGTTGATGATGACGAGAATGGAAAACACCACTAAACCGACCGTGTAATTGCCCCCGACAATAAAGTTCCCGAAGGCTCGAATGACCTCGCCGGCCGCTCCGGCCCCTTCGTTGCCATGCAGCAAAATGAGACGCGTGGACGCAATGTTGAGGGACAGCCTGAAGAGTGTGATCATCAACAGGACCGACGGAAACACGGAGAACTCGATCGGACGCCGCACTTGAAGTCCGACGAGCAAGATGACGACCGACAAGGTGATATCGAAGCTCAACAACAAATCGAGCAGAAATCGAGGCAACGGCAACAGCATCACCATGAGAATGGCCACCACCCCGACGGAGATGACGACGTCCGGATGCTTGATCAATTGGCTCCGTTCCACCGGTTCTATTGCCGTTGCCATAGTATTTTGAAAGGCTGAGGTTGAGGTTTAGGTTGAGTGAATACTACGTTGTTCAGCCTTAACCTTGACCTTAACCTCTACCTACATCCATCCCTCGGCCTCGAGCCCGATACACGAACGCCAGGATCTCCGCAACCGCGCGGTACAGCTCGTTTGGAATTTCTTTGCCGATATCGACCAGTTTGAACAGCGTTCTGGCCACGAATTTATGTTCGACGACCGGCACTCCGTGATGCCGAGCCAGCTCACGAATACGCTCAGCAACCAAACCGGCTCCTTTGGCGACCACGACAGGAGCTCCCATGGTGGCGGTGTCATATTTCAGGGCGACAGCCAAGTGTGTCGGATTGGTAATCACCACGTCCGCCGTCTTCACGGCGGCCATCATGCGCTTCTTCGTCATCTCCCGCTGAATGGTCCGCACTCGACTTTTAATAAGCGGATCGCCTTCCGTCGCCTTGTGTTCCTCCTTGACTTCGTCCTTCGACATCCGAAGACTTCGTTCCCACTCATAGCGTTGGTAGAAGTAGTCGAGCCCGGCTAGAATCCCGATCGCCCCCGCGACGGTCAATCCCACTTTCAGCGAGAGCCGTCCGGTTACTTGGAGCACGGTACCGAGGTCGAACCCGATCAATCCCGGAATCTGGAGCACGTCATACCGTGCCACCCAAAGGCCGATACCCGTCACGATCGCGATCTTGAGGAGTCCTTTCACGAGCTCCATCACAGAACGCAGCGAGAACAATCGGGAAAGTCCCTTGATCGGACTGATGCGCTCGACGTCCGGTTGAACGGCATTGGCACGCCATAACAACCCGGTCTGCAGCAGCGACGCAGCGCTTCCCATCACGAGGATGCCCACGACGACCGGAAGGCTCAACGTCACTACTGTGAGGCCGGCATGCATGACGACCGCGTACACCTCCTCGATCGACATCCCTTCGTGAAAATCCAGAGGAAACGAGAGCGTGAGCCCTTGACGAGTCATTTCGGTCATTTTCTGAACGCCGACCGGCAGCATGGCCGCCAGCAACCCGATGCCGCTCAAGAGGATGACCGCAGTGGACAGATCGCGGCTGACGGCGATCTGGCCTTTCTTGCGCGCCTCCTCTTTGCGTTTCGGCGTCGCCGGTTCTGTCCTATTACTCCGGTCCTCAGCCATGTCCCAGCGCTTTCATGATCCCGTGAATCGTGAGTTGCAGTCGCTCGATTTCCCGGACAAGGAGCTCCACTACAAACGGTATGGACAATCCCATCACCGCCAAGCCTCCGGCGATGGTGACGGGAAAACTCAGGACAAACACGTTGATCTGACTGACCGCACGTCCGAGAAGCGCGAGAAGAATATTGATCAGGAGAATGACGACGAGCACAGGCGCCGCCAATTTCAACCCAACCATGAACATGTGCTGAAAAAGGCGAAGAAGCTCGTCTCCCATGCTTCCGGGAAGGGATGCCCCGAACGCCGGAATGGATTCATAGCTGGAAAGAATCGTGGCCACCAAAAGCAGATGTCC from Nitrospira sp. includes the following:
- a CDS encoding Flagellar basal-body rod protein FlgG; its protein translation is MIRAMWTAATGMTAQQINVDTIANNLANVNTNSFKRSRAEFADLLYQIQRLPGTSASTIGVFPVGVQVGAGVRPTTVAKEWLQGNMRQTNNDLDLAIDGVGFFQVTRPDGTIMYTRNGAFKRDNLGNVVTGDGDLLNPVITIPSGALKVDIGMDGTVSVLLPGVTQASQVGQIQLTRFDNPSGLVAMGNNLFIDSFASGPPTQGTGGFTTGFGMIQQGFLESSNVNLAEEMVSMIIAQRSYEVNSKTIQASDEMMSIANNLRR
- a CDS encoding RNA polymerase sigma factor for flagellar operon; translated protein: MSKTASPHERKSFSAQGVRREQLIKEFAHVIRAMAHRLAFRLPAYLDAEDLISVGTIGLMDAMDKYDPTREAKFKTYAEFRIRGAMLDEIRSMDWIPRSVHERIGLLQKTHTALMSRLGRPPQDEEVAAELKMSLEELDDFITRARGAVMISVDDLNLHEPDGHNVAKMLADTHTPDPLSSLVNEREREALAEAIHMLAEKERLVLTLYYYEELTMKEIGELLKVTESRVCQIHTKAIIRLKAHLQRPN
- a CDS encoding Flagellar synthesis regulator FleN gives rise to the protein MDNLAGGRDMPFTTKRSVLMSEDLSRNDGSSTHVIAVSSGKGGVGKTNVVANLAVALTRVGKRVLILDADLGLGNLDVLLGLVPRHTIEDVLVGTHTLDEIVLKGPAGVHVLPASSGVPRLTALTEAQQLMIQEQLAQLTSEMDVLLIDTGAGISPNVTFFAAAADETMIVVSPEPTSLTDAYALIKVLVRQYRERRFKVLVNQAKSPREAAEVFGKLDVAVDHFLHVAVELVGAIPYDDYVHLAVMQQKALSELFPEAPAAQAFRRLAQQILQWPRSGLPKSSVQLVWQRTATPAGN
- a CDS encoding Flagellar biosynthesis protein FlhF produces the protein MKVKTFHALTMQDAMRDIKEELGPDAIILSAKEVREGGRVLQAFNRPVLEVMAASDQEVQRVPLGGEKVQPGSRVKSSDTGSASALSVRTFQQTLQGMLEPNCETTTPTVGKRSASVKRSIVRVKPNRLPHLQSVMNELGRLLEDLSRTDSRAIEGRPSSVPVLLCRSLIAQGMNPSTVDLLLKEACRTEEAAGPRGDESLRRALQREIVKRVRMSGPLPKAEGFPSIGLLIGPSGAGKTAAVAKLASHYRLEQRRSVALITFDTCRETAVEQLRRYAKVVGVPFACALSARQVHEGLRRHRQVDLVLIDMPGIGPRDLALAEELGRLLPKKAVTTHLVLSASTREQELCRITRRLGDLPQLRLLFTKLDETESFGTIFEVAHQTGVPLSYWSIGRRVPGDIEIASSERLAAFLTAEHSAHSHMFVDRSIQSSEAPSALMEAGTHHG
- a CDS encoding Flagellar biosynthesis protein FlhA, yielding MATAIEPVERSQLIKHPDVVISVGVVAILMVMLLPLPRFLLDLLLSFDITLSVVILLVGLQVRRPIEFSVFPSVLLMITLFRLSLNIASTRLILLHGNEGAGAAGEVIRAFGNFIVGGNYTVGLVVFSILVIINFVVVTKGAGRVAEVAARFTLDAMPGKQMSIDADLNAGLINEADARRRRREIAEEADFYGAMDGASKFVRGDAIAAVIIILVNIIGGLAIGILQQGMSPALAAQTYTVLTVGEGLVAQIPALIVSTAAGIVVTRAASETDLGGEMTRQLLMSSKPVGIAAGILLALGLVPGLPHVAFLALGSAIAWIAYHLHQQEQIQATPAPAPIAPKADESLTRVTPLDLMEVQVGYGLIGLVEGTQGTALLDRIKALRRQFAESMGFVVPPIHIRDNLQLRPNEYAIILKGIEVAKADVLPGHLLAIDPGTGQRGLVQGIATREPAFGLPALWVPEGAREQAQMAGYTVVDASSAIATHLSELIKRHGHELLGRQEVQTLLDEVGKSHPKLVEELIPTLLPLGTVVRVLGNLLKEGIPIRDLRSILEAISDQATNTKDAEVLTEYARQALARTITKQYQASDGSLQVITLDPRLDRSLAEQASALPPGATLNLDPTLSHKLLTGLKQAAERVAARGQQPIVLCSQVVRRHLRRHSDRLLHTVPVMGLNEVDSFVRLQSLETVRIDFELAQPS
- a CDS encoding Flagellar biosynthesis protein FlhB; the encoded protein is MAEDRSNRTEPATPKRKEEARKKGQIAVSRDLSTAVILLSGIGLLAAMLPVGVQKMTEMTRQGLTLSFPLDFHEGMSIEEVYAVVMHAGLTVVTLSLPVVVGILVMGSAASLLQTGLLWRANAVQPDVERISPIKGLSRLFSLRSVMELVKGLLKIAIVTGIGLWVARYDVLQIPGLIGFDLGTVLQVTGRLSLKVGLTVAGAIGILAGLDYFYQRYEWERSLRMSKDEVKEEHKATEGDPLIKSRVRTIQREMTKKRMMAAVKTADVVITNPTHLAVALKYDTATMGAPVVVAKGAGLVAERIRELARHHGVPVVEHKFVARTLFKLVDIGKEIPNELYRAVAEILAFVYRARGRGMDVGRG